In the genome of Fluviispira vulneris, one region contains:
- a CDS encoding substrate-binding periplasmic protein: protein MYKKILYTIFLVLYLIATDQITSAKQKILIYADDGYQPYSYIENENPAGIYYNILKEAFSKLKDFEVKIEAVPWKRGLAEVEKGNVLAIYPPYYRPVERAWMKYSEKILNEQLALFCRATKSILKKKKWPEDYKGLTVSKNSGFAMPKIIMDAVAKEYIFLSETKETYQNLRKVIAHHIDCYVNDDIAIEIELEKLRRGGFYNPNSPEEKIIKIMDLSKEFGYIGFLKTQQSKFPFKDKFIKDINVIINDMKKNGRIEEIKQNYISKLSSNL from the coding sequence ATGTATAAGAAAATTTTATATACCATTTTCTTAGTTCTATATTTAATAGCAACAGATCAGATTACATCGGCAAAGCAAAAAATTTTGATCTATGCAGATGATGGTTATCAACCCTATTCATATATTGAAAATGAAAATCCAGCTGGAATTTATTATAATATTTTGAAAGAGGCTTTTAGCAAACTAAAAGACTTTGAAGTTAAAATTGAAGCTGTTCCCTGGAAAAGAGGGTTGGCTGAAGTGGAAAAAGGAAATGTTTTAGCTATATATCCACCATATTATAGACCGGTAGAGAGAGCTTGGATGAAATACTCTGAAAAAATTTTAAATGAACAATTAGCATTATTTTGCAGAGCAACAAAGAGCATTTTAAAGAAAAAAAAGTGGCCAGAAGATTATAAAGGATTAACTGTGTCAAAAAACTCTGGCTTTGCTATGCCTAAAATTATCATGGATGCAGTTGCAAAAGAATATATATTTTTAAGTGAAACAAAAGAAACATATCAAAATTTAAGAAAAGTAATTGCGCATCATATTGATTGTTATGTGAATGATGATATTGCTATAGAAATTGAACTTGAAAAATTGCGAAGAGGTGGATTCTATAATCCTAATAGTCCTGAAGAAAAGATAATAAAAATAATGGATCTAAGCAAAGAGTTTGGATATATTGGTTTTTTGAAGACTCAACAAAGCAAGTTCCCATTTAAAGATAAATTTATTAAAGACATTAATGTTATAATTAATGACATGAA
- a CDS encoding aspartate/glutamate racemase family protein yields the protein MTTEIVLGILTGHGPRTTAPFLDRIVTFCQKLYGAKLDADLPHMLIYSLPIPFFSNKTGDNEIIKEHLYRGIDRLKNAQIHILAVPSNYIHHYFDYIKEIINIPILNIVNETIESLPRDNHKLALLAANSTIDNGSYQIELEKNNIHFFHNDELQDNVSQLIISLKQTGLSSHSLKLWKKICNYCIENNCDSIINTNSEISHCLKYEGSELFAHITDSYDVLASACVKKYLLLNQQNILKFG from the coding sequence ATGACAACTGAAATCGTTTTAGGTATTCTCACTGGCCATGGCCCCAGAACCACAGCGCCGTTTTTAGATAGAATAGTTACTTTTTGTCAAAAATTATATGGTGCAAAGCTTGATGCCGATCTACCACATATGCTGATCTATTCTTTGCCAATTCCATTTTTCTCAAACAAAACAGGCGATAACGAAATTATCAAAGAACACTTATATCGAGGAATTGATAGATTAAAAAATGCTCAGATTCATATTCTTGCAGTACCAAGCAATTATATTCACCATTATTTTGACTATATAAAAGAGATAATAAATATTCCAATATTAAATATTGTAAATGAGACAATTGAATCACTGCCAAGAGATAATCATAAATTAGCTTTACTTGCAGCTAACTCAACAATTGATAATGGATCTTATCAAATAGAATTAGAGAAAAATAATATACATTTTTTTCATAATGATGAATTACAAGATAATGTTTCACAACTTATTATTTCATTAAAACAAACAGGTTTATCTTCTCATTCATTAAAACTTTGGAAAAAAATTTGTAATTATTGCATAGAAAACAATTGCGATAGCATTATTAATACCAATAGCGAGATCTCTCACTGTCTAAAATATGAAGGAAGTGAGCTCTTTGCTCATATTACAGATTCTTATGATGTCCTTGCTTCTGCTTGCGTAAAAAAGTACCTATTATTAAATCAGCAAAACATTTTAAAATTTGGATAA
- the rlmN gene encoding 23S rRNA (adenine(2503)-C(2))-methyltransferase RlmN, which produces MNKKIALLMSEKDWAEWFISKGDKGFRARQLIDWLFLRHCFSPQDFSNIPKLLRDLLAQEFDWSIPEIDTILASEDGSEKILLKLYDGRFSECVLMPSDNRVTLCISSQVGCRMACTFCQTGKMGLSRNLSMGEILIQIVIANKRLIERNILERKVTNIVFMGMGEPLDNYDNVVAACKLMVDPKIFGLSKHKVTVSTSGLLPEITRLGQDVPVALAISLHSPDEEQRSSMMPVNKKYSLAEMKKVLLEYPVQTRHGITFEYVMIKGVNDSMTHAKKLVKFLHGMKAKVNLIPMNPHPGADNMVATDYDRMRDFQKYLSDRSIPAPVRYSRGQDVSAACGQLASKRKEELDLPPRTVALARRREYLDSKQK; this is translated from the coding sequence ATGAATAAGAAAATTGCTCTTTTGATGAGCGAAAAAGATTGGGCTGAATGGTTTATTTCTAAAGGTGACAAGGGCTTTAGAGCACGACAATTGATCGATTGGTTGTTCTTGCGTCATTGTTTTTCTCCCCAAGATTTTTCAAATATTCCTAAATTATTACGTGATTTATTGGCTCAAGAATTTGATTGGTCTATTCCTGAAATAGATACAATTTTAGCATCTGAAGATGGCAGTGAAAAAATATTACTTAAATTATACGATGGTCGGTTTTCTGAATGTGTACTTATGCCATCTGACAATAGAGTAACATTATGTATAAGCAGTCAAGTGGGCTGTCGCATGGCCTGTACTTTTTGCCAAACGGGTAAAATGGGTTTAAGTCGTAATTTATCGATGGGTGAAATATTAATTCAAATTGTCATTGCCAATAAGAGACTTATAGAACGCAATATCTTAGAAAGAAAAGTAACTAATATCGTTTTTATGGGGATGGGTGAACCGCTCGATAATTATGACAATGTGGTTGCTGCTTGTAAATTAATGGTCGATCCAAAAATATTTGGTCTTTCAAAACATAAGGTCACAGTTTCAACTTCAGGACTTTTGCCTGAAATTACTCGTTTGGGTCAAGATGTGCCTGTGGCACTTGCTATTTCTTTGCATTCACCTGATGAAGAACAGAGATCATCTATGATGCCTGTTAATAAAAAATATTCATTGGCTGAAATGAAGAAAGTCTTGCTTGAATATCCGGTGCAGACACGTCACGGAATTACTTTTGAATATGTTATGATCAAAGGAGTCAATGACTCAATGACACATGCAAAAAAATTGGTTAAATTTCTGCATGGGATGAAAGCAAAAGTAAATCTTATACCTATGAATCCACATCCCGGAGCAGATAACATGGTTGCAACTGATTATGACCGTATGCGCGATTTTCAAAAATATTTATCTGATAGATCCATTCCAGCACCTGTTCGTTACAGTCGTGGACAAGATGTCAGTGCTGCTTGTGGACAATTAGCTTCGAAAAGAAAAGAAGAACTCGATTTACCTCCAAGAACCGTTGCTCTCGCTAGAAGACGGGAATATCTCGATTCAAAACAAAAATAA